The Carnobacterium sp. 17-4 genome has a window encoding:
- a CDS encoding DUF2087 domain-containing protein: MRYHYTEQEKENVVTNFMENNKVTKVPAKEKKKYILLAEFITRFEQGKIYTEKEINAELLKVYPTGEYVEQRRYLITFSFFKRTSDGSQYWLNLEE, translated from the coding sequence ATGAGGTATCACTACACAGAACAGGAAAAAGAAAATGTAGTCACGAACTTTATGGAAAATAATAAAGTGACTAAAGTGCCAGCGAAAGAAAAAAAGAAATATATTTTATTAGCGGAATTTATTACAAGATTCGAACAAGGGAAAATATATACGGAAAAAGAAATAAATGCGGAGTTACTTAAAGTGTATCCAACAGGAGAGTATGTTGAGCAGAGAAGGTATTTGATTACATTTAGTTTTTTCAAAAGAACCAGCGATGGTAGTCAATATTGGCTAAACCTCGAAGAATAA
- a CDS encoding nucleoid-associated protein, with protein MIYIKEAILHIFDLNSNEPIFSFAGLDLTEKFTFDYLHAMIEKVEDSDNMKTGILAENNPLIQPFSTIQEDFIETTKTLTEKFFSITKLNPEIPPADLLFVYFTLDEVPQLGLFKLNYSDSITHYVSYEEDTLTNQLIINRSILPSARQAIHEGMVLNLNTMEYHVIEKKHLIDELAEKIYYFTELFLEDKPQPSLKENISIIKKAVQKTSKAFDDEEFQVLADTKDALVHSMTEENVIDNQIIAETLYGDNHAKKEKFFEEIKELGYVDRAPAEVAVAGPKYSKQKFRLDNGIEISIPIELYRDPDVVEFINNPDGTTSVMIKNIEKIKNLF; from the coding sequence ATGATTTATATAAAAGAAGCTATTTTACACATTTTTGATTTGAACAGCAACGAACCTATTTTCTCTTTTGCTGGACTAGATCTTACGGAGAAATTCACTTTTGATTATCTTCACGCTATGATTGAAAAAGTAGAAGACTCAGATAATATGAAAACTGGGATATTAGCAGAAAATAACCCTTTGATTCAACCTTTTTCTACTATTCAAGAAGATTTTATTGAAACAACAAAAACATTGACCGAAAAATTCTTTTCCATTACAAAGCTCAACCCTGAGATACCACCAGCTGACTTACTCTTTGTTTATTTCACTTTGGACGAAGTTCCTCAGTTAGGCCTTTTCAAATTAAATTATTCTGACAGCATCACTCACTATGTCTCATATGAAGAAGACACGTTGACGAATCAGTTGATCATCAATCGTTCCATCTTACCGAGTGCACGCCAGGCGATTCATGAAGGAATGGTGTTGAATTTGAACACCATGGAATACCATGTGATTGAGAAAAAGCACCTAATTGATGAATTAGCAGAGAAAATCTATTATTTTACCGAACTGTTTTTAGAAGACAAACCTCAGCCGAGTCTCAAAGAGAATATCTCGATTATCAAAAAGGCTGTTCAAAAAACAAGCAAAGCATTTGATGACGAAGAATTTCAAGTACTAGCTGATACGAAAGATGCACTTGTTCACAGTATGACGGAAGAAAACGTTATTGATAACCAAATAATCGCTGAGACTCTTTATGGAGATAACCACGCAAAAAAAGAAAAGTTTTTTGAAGAAATCAAAGAATTAGGCTACGTGGATCGCGCTCCTGCTGAAGTTGCCGTTGCCGGACCAAAATATTCCAAACAAAAATTTCGTTTAGATAATGGAATTGAGATCAGCATTCCTATTGAACTTTACAGAGACCCAGATGTTGTAGAGTTTATCAATAATCCAGATGGAACCACTTCTGTTATGATTAAAAACATTGAAAAAATCAAAAACTTATTTTAA
- a CDS encoding 2-keto-3-deoxygluconate permease yields MLDKINKVPAGTFLVPMLLSALVYTIAPNFVRIGGLTEAAFSGDGLNFILGAICLCSGTGIDVKRLVKILKRQGILLVVKFILSILLGLGVIALFGQKGILGISSVALVVALSSINPALYLSLVNEFGKEEDPAAFGLTGLFSIPVVPIIVYSLTSSSGSMDWSPVYSTLIPIAIGMLLGNIDKKFTTLFAPGVPMLIPFMGWNIGQGIDLVEATKSGLLGLVLVVIYYIFTSPIYFTDKKLLKQDGIAGLSMISIAGVSVSAPMLLSQTHPELAPYVTSATAQLLTGVVVTSLLTSFLVKRLHSKNTKRQANK; encoded by the coding sequence ATGTTAGATAAAATAAATAAAGTACCGGCAGGAACTTTTCTAGTTCCGATGTTGTTGAGTGCCTTGGTCTATACGATTGCACCAAATTTTGTGCGCATAGGCGGTTTGACAGAAGCGGCATTTTCAGGAGATGGGTTAAACTTCATCTTAGGGGCCATTTGCTTGTGTTCTGGAACAGGGATCGATGTTAAACGGCTAGTCAAAATATTGAAGCGTCAAGGGATTTTATTAGTTGTTAAATTCATCCTATCTATTCTATTAGGTCTAGGTGTGATTGCGCTATTTGGCCAAAAAGGTATCTTGGGTATCAGTAGTGTAGCTTTAGTAGTTGCTTTAAGTAGTATTAATCCAGCTCTTTATTTGTCGCTGGTAAATGAGTTTGGGAAAGAAGAGGACCCTGCAGCATTTGGCCTGACTGGGTTGTTCAGTATCCCAGTAGTACCAATCATTGTGTATAGCTTGACTTCATCGAGCGGTAGTATGGATTGGTCACCGGTTTATTCTACGCTGATTCCGATTGCAATTGGGATGTTACTTGGAAATATCGATAAAAAATTTACGACTCTATTTGCTCCAGGAGTACCAATGTTGATTCCATTTATGGGATGGAATATTGGACAAGGGATTGATTTAGTGGAAGCAACTAAATCAGGATTATTAGGTCTTGTACTCGTCGTTATTTATTATATCTTTACCTCTCCAATTTACTTCACAGATAAAAAATTATTGAAGCAAGATGGTATTGCCGGACTTTCCATGATCTCTATTGCGGGCGTTTCGGTGTCTGCTCCAATGTTATTGTCTCAGACTCATCCAGAGTTAGCACCCTATGTGACAAGCGCTACAGCGCAGCTCTTAACAGGAGTTGTGGTAACTAGTTTGCTTACTTCATTTTTGGTGAAAAGATTGCATTCAAAAAATACAAAACGTCAAGCTAACAAATAG
- the msrA gene encoding peptide-methionine (S)-S-oxide reductase MsrA gives MNQEETINALYNLILNPGTRDWERSALSTTKNALENGVNFDDQLSKLEAELRPLALRNNLTADVTDFYNSLIGNTDANGQFDFTKHSLDDLNYQDSAVFAGGCFWCMVEPFETRDGIISVLSGYTGGNMDHPTYDQVSGQYTGHVEAVEIIFDTRIIQYADLVELYWQLTDPTDAFGQFQDRGRQYRPIIFVKNEDQRQIAEKSRQRLVESGKYKRPIVTSIEPASVFWPAENYHQQFYKKNPKRYNRIERSRQQFLTFQRLQSKIWTKISRFKRKS, from the coding sequence ATGAATCAAGAAGAGACCATCAATGCTCTCTACAATCTAATCCTAAATCCTGGAACTCGTGATTGGGAACGATCAGCATTGTCGACGACCAAAAACGCCCTAGAGAACGGTGTGAATTTTGACGATCAGCTTTCAAAGCTTGAAGCTGAATTACGTCCACTTGCCTTAAGAAATAATTTAACAGCCGATGTGACTGATTTTTATAACAGCCTTATTGGCAATACTGATGCCAACGGACAATTTGATTTTACGAAACACTCCCTTGATGATTTGAATTATCAAGATTCTGCGGTATTTGCTGGCGGATGCTTCTGGTGTATGGTAGAGCCCTTCGAGACCCGCGATGGAATCATTTCTGTTTTATCTGGGTACACCGGTGGGAATATGGACCATCCCACTTACGACCAAGTGAGTGGCCAGTATACAGGTCATGTAGAAGCGGTAGAGATTATTTTTGATACGAGAATCATTCAATACGCTGACCTGGTGGAGCTTTATTGGCAGCTGACAGATCCTACAGATGCGTTTGGTCAATTTCAAGATCGAGGCAGACAATATCGTCCGATTATTTTTGTTAAGAATGAGGACCAACGTCAGATTGCTGAAAAATCCAGACAGCGATTAGTAGAATCTGGTAAGTACAAACGTCCAATCGTTACATCCATTGAGCCTGCAAGCGTATTTTGGCCGGCTGAAAACTATCACCAACAATTTTATAAAAAGAATCCTAAGCGATACAACAGAATCGAGCGCTCTCGCCAACAATTTTTGACTTTCCAACGTCTACAAAGTAAAATTTGGACTAAAATCAGTCGTTTTAAAAGAAAAAGTTAA
- the nth gene encoding endonuclease III yields MLTKEAAQHVIYEIMKLYPDAVPMMRYQNPFQLLMVVILSAQATDVSVAKVKDQLFERYPNPQAVIESSPEEIESYIKTVGLYRNKAKYIYKSSCQLLEIFDGEVPNTRKELQSLAGIGPKSANILLNVAFNQDAFAVDTHVERICKHHKIVEENATPKQIEERVTEIIPAKYWGRAHQSMISFGKEICTPRNMKCHDYPQLYENLEEVDPNDSTDAG; encoded by the coding sequence ATGCTGACAAAAGAAGCCGCTCAACACGTTATCTATGAAATTATGAAACTTTATCCTGATGCTGTCCCAATGATGCGTTATCAAAATCCATTTCAATTGTTGATGGTCGTTATATTAAGTGCTCAGGCAACCGATGTGTCAGTCGCTAAAGTGAAAGACCAGTTATTCGAGCGCTATCCAAATCCTCAAGCTGTTATCGAGTCTTCACCTGAAGAAATTGAATCATACATAAAAACAGTCGGACTCTACCGGAATAAAGCAAAGTATATTTATAAAAGCAGCTGTCAATTACTTGAAATATTTGATGGGGAAGTTCCAAATACACGCAAGGAACTGCAATCATTAGCTGGAATTGGACCTAAATCAGCTAATATACTATTGAATGTCGCTTTTAACCAAGATGCCTTTGCAGTGGACACACATGTCGAGCGAATCTGTAAGCATCACAAAATAGTAGAAGAAAATGCCACGCCTAAGCAAATTGAAGAACGCGTGACAGAAATTATCCCAGCAAAATATTGGGGAAGAGCACACCAATCCATGATCTCATTCGGAAAAGAAATATGTACACCTAGAAATATGAAGTGTCATGATTATCCACAGTTGTATGAGAATTTAGAAGAAGTAGATCCAAATGACTCAACTGATGCTGGCTAA